The Mercurialis annua linkage group LG7, ddMerAnnu1.2, whole genome shotgun sequence genome includes the window tttaaatgaaatatttggattaataGCGACAATTTATTATCTtataataaacattttgcttaacaAAACTTCAATCATACGCTGagtaaataattcaaaaaataaaacaaaattttaaacgCGTTTATAAGTAATTCACCAATGCTCggagagaaaataaaaacatagGAACACGCCTTTAAATGCCTCTCTTATAACCCTAAGCCTTCACTCTTCGCCCTACGCTCACTCTCTCCGTCGCGTCTCTCCGTCCGCCGTCGGCTCCGCTGTGCTTCAGATGTCAATCGCTCCACACAAGAGAGTCCGTTATTACCCattctattttgtgtttatgagTCGAGGCAGACTGTGGTTCTCTCAAAATAATCATTTTAGGGACTGGACTTGACCTAATCGGTATTCccctcttttttttctttgattttatttttttgatttatcgCACTTTCTTCATTTATTGCTCAGATTATTACAATTTAGGCATACCCATTTGAGATTATTGATTACCCATTTGAGATTATTCATTACTCGTGAAGAATTTTCAATAAAGTTTCGAGCTTTGTGTTAAAAATGGTGAAGTTATCGCCCGGGTTTCGGTTTCATCCGACTGATGTTGAGTTAGTTAAGTATTACTTGAAAAGGAAAGTGCTTGGGAAGAAATTTCATGTGAAAGCAATTGCTGAGGTTGATATTTATAGATTTGATCCCTGGGATTTGCCTAGTAAGTCTTTGTTGAGGAGTGGTGATCTTAAATGGTATTTCTTTTGCCCTAGGGAGAAGAAGTATATTAACGGGTCTAGAGCGAAACGCGCTACTGAATTTGGTTACTGGAAAACGACGGGGAAAGATAGAGCTGTTAAGTATAATGATCAGGTTGTGGGTAGTATTAAAACTTTGGTTTTTCATCAAGGGAAAGCGCCGAAAGGCGATAGGACTGATTGGGTTATGTATGAGTATAAGCTTGATGAGAAGGAGTTGGCGGAGAGAGGTGTTGCTCAGGATTCTTATGTGTTGTGTTCGATTTTCAAGAAGGATGGTCCTGGTCCGAAAAATGGTGCTCAGTATGGTGCGCCGTTTAGGGAAGAGGATTGGGATGAGGATGATGACGACGGAGAGGAAGATGTTGTGACTGTCGGAGAGGCTGCTGTTGCTTCTGCTATAGATACCACAATAGGCGTTAATCATTATAGTAACGTTGCGACGACAAGCTCACATGTGGCTGAGACTGAGAGGGAATCTAGCTTATTATGTGGGTCGGGAACGTATGTATCCGAGGTGAATGCTGGTGAGGTGGATGCTGCTGATTATTGTTTTGCTTCTGAAGATCCCTTGAATGAGGA containing:
- the LOC126656249 gene encoding NAC domain-containing protein 82-like encodes the protein MVKLSPGFRFHPTDVELVKYYLKRKVLGKKFHVKAIAEVDIYRFDPWDLPSKSLLRSGDLKWYFFCPREKKYINGSRAKRATEFGYWKTTGKDRAVKYNDQVVGSIKTLVFHQGKAPKGDRTDWVMYEYKLDEKELAERGVAQDSYVLCSIFKKDGPGPKNGAQYGAPFREEDWDEDDDDGEEDVVTVGEAAVASAIDTTIGVNHYSNVATTSSHVAETERESSLLCGSGTYVSEVNAGEVDAADYCFASEDPLNEDDVTAMLAHFTEENTGINGLDGQVMNGLNGLGGEVEQVGNAVVDGSDIYDDLGDLGSMFGFGAHDVSFSMDNGQFLELMDLEVPLTETAAGGNHVRPFFGWHEDARADVFGYHHPH